Below is a window of Cytobacillus firmus DNA.
CGGGCTCTGCAAGCAGGGACAAACCTGCCACGGCAGGAAGAGTCAGAAATAAAAGCACCTGGAACGTCTGGTTCAGCTGGCGGTTTAGGTCTGCCCGATCTTCTTCCATAAATGCTTTCGTCACACTCGGCACAAGCGTCAGCGAGAAGGCTGTGGCAAGTGAGACAGGAATGATGACCAGCTTATGGGTCTCAAAGTTCAGGACAGAAAATGATGCTACAGCATTGCCTGCTTCGCCAATAGCATCCATCGCTCTTGTAAATGTAATCTGATCAATAAACTGAAAGAGCGGATTTGCAAGACCTACAAACACAAAAGGTGCAGCATAAAGAATGATTTCTTTATATATCTCCTTGAGAGAGATGTCCACTGTTCCTTTATCTTCTTCAAGCATTTTATCCAAATGCGGCTTGCGCTTATACCAATACCAGAATAACACCCCGAGGCTTCCGAGTCCGCCAATAAAAGCTGCGAAAGTGGCGACACTGATTGCTGCAGTGAGCGAGCCTTCCATCACATTTAAGACCACATATGCACCTGCAAGCACAAACAGGATGCGGACAATCTGCTCCACCACCTGTGAAACCGCTGTAGGCCCCATTGACTGATGCCCCTGGAAAAATCCTCTTATCAGACTCATGAAGGGAATAATAATCAGGGCAAATGATACCGCTCTGATTACGGTTGTTACATCTTCAACACTTACCTCCACATCTTTCCCTGCCAGGGTCATTTCGGCAACAGCCGGAGCAAGGAAGAACAGGATCAGGAATGAGATGACTCCGCTTGCCGTCATGATCACCAAACCTGACTTGAACAGCTTTCTGCCGACAGCATACTCCTCTATTGCATTATATTTAGAGATAAACTTTGAAACTGCCAGCGGAACCCCTGCAGTTGCGATACTAATAAAGATTGTATAAGGTGTATACGAAAAGGAATAAAGGGCTGTCCCTTCCTTCCCGACTATTTGATAAAAAGGAATAACATAAAACAAACCAAGAACCTTCGAGATAATGGTGCCAAGCGTAAGGATGAAGGTTCCCTTTATAAGCTTAGATGACATATAATCCCTTCCTTAAAAAACTGCAGCATACAAACTATAAAAGTATATGAATGCCAAAGCTAAGTTCGTCATTTTTCTATCTTTTTAGACACACTATTTGTAGTGTACTCTTCTTGCCGGGGAAATTCCACTTGCAATACCGTATAATGAGGGATTATTTTTAGAAATAGGATATTTGATTTATAATGAATCTATTGTTTACTTAGCGAATTTAGATAAGTTGGTGAAACCATGAAATATGATGTAATAGTAATAGGCGGAGGTCCTTCGGGATTGATGGCAGCAATCGGTGCTGCGGAAAAGAAGGCAAAGGTCCTTCTCATTGACAAAGGAAACAAGCTTGGAAGGAAGCTTGCCATTTCCGGTGGAGGCCGGTGCAATGTCACAAACAGGCTCCCAGTAGATGAAATCATTAAGCATATCCCGGGCAATGGGAGATTTTTGTATAGTGCATTTTCCATCTTCAGCAATGAAGATATTATCCGCTTCTTTGAGAATTTGGGAATTGAGCTGAAAGAGGAAGATCATGGGCGGATGTTTCCCGTTACCGACAAAGCGCAATCGGTTGTTGATGCCTTAATTTCAAGGCTGAAGGAACTGAAGGTCGATATCAAAACAGACAGCCCGATTCAGGATGTTCACTATGAAAATGGCAGGGTGAAATCGGTAGAATTAAAAACAGGCGATGTTTATGAAGCACACTCTGTTGTGATAGCCGTCGGTGGAAAGTCAGTTCCTCACACAGGCTCAACCGGTGACGGCTATGCATGGGCTGAAAAAGCAGGCCATACGATTACAGAGCTTTTCCCAACTGAGGTTCCGCTGACATCTTCAGAGAGCTTTATTAAAGAAAAAGCGCTGCAGGGATTGTCGCTTCGGAGTGTGGCACTTAGTGTTTTAAACCCTAAAGGAAAAGCGCTCATAACACATCGGATGGATATGATTTTCACCCATTTCGGCATTAGCGGCCCGGCGGTCTTGCGCTGCAGCCAGTATGCGGTGAAAGCGATGAAGAAGTGGAATTTGAAAGAAGTAACCATGAACCTGGATGCACTCCCGGATACAAAGGAAGAACCTCTTTTTCAGGAAGTGTCCAAAAAGATTAAAGAAGAACCGAAGAAAATCATTAAAAACCTCTTAAAAGGGCTGCTTCCGGAAAGGTATCTTTTGTTTCTTCTTGAGCAGAACGGAATTGATCCATCTGCACAAGGGGCAGCTATTTCCAATGAAAAAATCAGAAGCTTTGTTAAGGGCTGCAAATCTTTTCAGTTTAAAGTAACCGGCACTTTGCCTCTCGATAAAGCTTTTGTTACCGGCGGAGGTGTTTCCGTCAAAGAAATCGAACCGCAGACAATGGCTTCAAAAATGATGGAAGGTCTTTTCTTCTGCGGAGAAATCCTCGACATCCATGGCTACACAGGCGGATACAATATCACTTCTGCACTTGTAACAGGCCGGTTAGCCGGATTAAATGCAGCTGCACATACCATGTAATAAAGATAGAGCCTGATGCACTAGAGTCAGGCTCTATATATTACCATGGCAGAGAAACAATAAATCTGATCGTCTTCATCCTCCTGCACTGCGGCCACATTATATTTTATATCCAGCAGCTTTTTCTCCTCAATCTTCTCCAGAAAATGATTCATATCCTTTTCCAGGTCTTTTTCATGCTCGTGATCGAATAATTTTACCTTAATCACAGGAATTCTCCTCCCAGTATTTTTTATTAGCTTGGTCAATTTTCCGAATTTTTAAAATTGAAAAACTAAAAAAAACGAAGCCTAATTGGCCCCGTTTGTAATTTATTCTGTTTTCCCCTGCCAGTTCAGCATGCCGCCAGCCATATTGCGAACCTTATATCCTTGTTCCTGCAAGTAATGACAAACATTTCCGCTGCGGCCGCCAGAGCGGCAGATAATGATATACTCAGTGTCTTTATCGAATTTATCCAGGTTCTCAGGGATCGTGCCCATGCGGATATGTCTGGCTCCAGGAATCATTCCGGAAGCCACCTCTTCATCTTCTCTAACATCTACAAGCTCAAGCTTCTCTCCAGCCTCCAGCTTTTTCTGCAATTCATCAGTGGTAATCTCTTCAATACGGTCCAATCCTAACACCCTTTCCTGAAAACTTTTTAAATAGCACTTTGCTTTTACTAATGCTGCCACTCCTATAATACCCTATATGGCACGAAAAAAAAAAAATGAGAAGTTTCTTTAACATATATACAAAAAAACCACCCTTGATCAAACAAAGGTGGTTCATCTCAATATAACTTAATTTGCAACGATGTTTACAAGCTTGCCCGGTACTGCAATGACTTTACGGACAGTTTTTCCATCAATTTGCTCTTTTACTTTTTCATCACCCATTGCGATTTGCTCCAACAGGTCTTTTTTTGCATCGGCCGGAACCATTAGCTTCGCTTTGACTTTGCCGTTGATTTGAATCACGATTTCGACCTCGTCATCCACCATTTTGGCTTCATCAAATGCCGGCCAGGCTTCATAAGCAATGGACTCATCATGGCCAAATTTTGACCAAAGCTCTTCTGAAATATGAGGAGCGATTGGTGAAAGCATTTTAACAAAACCTTCTGCAAAAGTTTTTGGCAGCACATCTGCTTTATAAGCTTCGTTAATGAATACCATCATTTGAGAAATAGCTGTGTTAAAACGAAGTCCTTCGTAGTCCTCAGTTACTTTTTTCACCGTTTGGTGGTAAACCTTTTCAAGACTGCTGCCTTCTTCAATGTCTTGAATTCTCGGGCTTAATTCACCAGTCTCTTCCACAAACAATCGCCAGATGCGGTCAAGGAATCTTCTTGAGCCATCCAATCCATTTGTAGACCAGGCGATGGAAGCTTCAAGCGGCCCCATGAACATTTCGTATAAACGAAGAGTATCTGCACCATGGCTCTCTACGATTTCATCCGGGTTAACGACATTGCCTTTTGATTTACTCATTTTCTCATTGTTCTCCCCAAGAATCATACCCTGGTTGAATAGCTTTTGGAACGGTTCCTTCGTATGGACAACTCCCACATCGTAAAGGACCTTGTGCCAGAAGCGGGCATATAGAAGGTGAAGAACCGCATGTTCAGCTCCTCCGATATATATATCAACCGGAAGCCATTCTTTTAATTTTTCGGGATCTGCAAGAGCTTCACTATTTTTCGGATCAATATAGCGAAGGTAGTACCAGCAGCTGCCTGCCCATTGCGGCATTGTGTTCGTTTCCCTCCGGCCTTTTTTGCCAGTTTCCGGATCCACAACATTAACCCAATCATCAATGTTGGCTAATGGTGACTCACCAGTACCGGATGGCTTGATCTCCGTTGTTTTTGGAAGCACTAATGGAAGCTGATCTTCCGGCACGGCAGTCATTGTGCCATCTTCCCAGTGGATAACTGGAATCGGCTCGCCCCAATAGCGCTGGCGGCTGAATAACCAGTCACGAAGACGGTAAGTAACCTTCTTGGTGCCAATACCTTTTTCTTCAAGCCAGGCAATCATTTTCTCAATAGCGTCCTCTTTGTTTAATCCATCAAGGAAACCTGAGTTCACATGCTCGCCATCGCCAGTGTATGCTTCTTTATCAACATCTCCGCCGGCAACGACTTCTTTAATAGGCAGATCAAATTGCTTGGCGAACTCATAGTCGCGCTCGTCATGTGCCGGAACCGCCATGATGGCACCTGTTCCATAGCTGACTAAAACATAATCTGCAATCCAGATTGGCATTTTTTCGCCGTTGGCCGGGTTGATCGCGTACGCACCAGTGAAGACACCCGTTTTTTCTTTAGCAAGATCTGTCCGCTCAAGATCGCTCTTGCTCTTTACTTTGTCAATGTAAGCCTGAACTGCTTCTTGCTGCCCCTCTGTTGTGATCTTATCAACAAGCGCGTGCTCTGGAGCAAGTACAGCATATGTTGCACCATATAATGTGTCAGGACGTGTTGTGAATACGGTGAATGTGCCATCATGTCCTTCAATATTGAATGTCACTTCAGCTCCTTCAGAGCGGCCGATCCAGTTGCGCTGCATATCCTTTAGGCTCTCTGGCCAATCCAATAAATCAAGATCTTCAAGCAGGCGATCCGCATAAGCCGTAATTTTCAGCATCCACTGTCTCATTGGGCGGCGTTCTACCGGATGGCCACCGCGCTCGCTTTTTCCGTCGATAACCTCTTCATTTGCAAGTACTGTTCCAAGTGCAGGACACCAGTTAACAGCTACTTCATCGATATAAGCAAGCCCTTTTTCATAAAGCTTTAAGAAGATCCATTGAGTCCATTTATAGTATTCAGGGTCTGTTGTGTTTACTTCACGATCCCAGTCATAGGAGAAGCCTAACGCTTTGATCTGGCGGCGGAAGGTGTTGATATTCTGTTCTGTGAATTCTGCCGGGTCATTCCCTGTATCAAGTGCATATTGCTCTGCAGGTAAACCAAATGCATCCCAGCCCATCGGATGAAGGACATTATAGCCCTGCATGCGCTTCATGCGGGAAAGGATATCTGTTGCCGTATATCCTTCCGGGTGGCCAACGTGAAGACCAGCGCCTGAAGGATATGGGAACATATCAAGCGCATAAAACTTGCGCTTGCCTTTATCTTCAGTTGTTTTGAATGTTTTATTTTCTTCCCAGTGGCCCTGCCACTTTTTTTCAATCTCCTTATGATTGAAACTCATTTTTGTTTCCTCCTATTAATGAAAATAAAATAAAAAAACCTCTCATCCCAAAAAGGGACGAGAGGATTATGTATAAATCTCCCGCGGTACCACCCACATTAGTGAACATGTCACTCGCTTCATTCATCCTTAACGCGGAAAACGGCAAGCATTACTGGTATTTCACACTTGCTGCTCAAAGGCGAGTTCATGATGTGCCCGGCTGACTTGCACCTGCCGTCAACTCTCTTAAAACGGGCGCTGCACCACTACTGCTCCTTATCTAAGCATTTTAGTATAAGAATATGACTATTGTAATAAATTTCCCGCCAGGATGCAAGTAGGCTTATCCTGACAGGAATTTAATACTTAGAATATGCAAAGCTTTTAAAATTGTGCACCATGTTTCACTTTCTTTAGGGCAAAATGTTTACGAAACCATCCAATCATTATTTCAAATCGATCAGATGCGGATGAAAGAGCCATAATAGAATCGCAATGATAGGAAGCGAAACTGCCATAGCTATTCCCGGCTTTTTATAATGCATTCGCAGCATGATGAACATGATGAGATTAAATAGCACAGACCACCAGAAATTCCACCCATTATCATAAATAAACAATCCCTTTTTAGAAAACAAATACTCCAGCACTGAGAAATAAACGATCCACACGCCAGTATAAAAAATCTTTTTCTTTAGATTTTTTTCCGGAAAATAGCGAAGGTAAATCATGACGACGACTGGAATAATCAGCAAAGTGAAGGTGATTTCAATAAACGTATGATTCAGCCAATCCAGCGTAACTGCTCTATAGGCCCATAGGGTATGATTATAAAATAAAAAATTATATAGAAAGTTGGCAATGATATAAAATTGGACAGTAGGATAGTATTCTTTCCATCTTTTCCAATCAACAAATTTCCAGGCAAAAAAAATATAGACAAGTACAACCAATAATAAATACACAATATCTCCACCAATTATCTGCCATCAATTCAGTATCAACAATATACCCATAGTTTCAGAGGTTTTATTCGCATTACTGGACAAGAGAAAAAGAGGGCATTCTCTGCCCTCTCTAAAAAACTGCTATGCGCATTCTTATTGAACTGTATAGCCCCCATCAATAACTGCCGCCTGGCCCGTAATTCCTTTAGCTGCATCGCCAGCCAAAAAAATCGCATAATCTGCAATCTCTTCCACCTTCAGAAGCCTTTTTTGCGGCACTAATGGATAAATGACTTCCTCCAGTGCTTTTTCGATGGGGACATTTCTTGTTTTAGCAAGATCATTCAGCTGATTTCTTACGAGTGGTGTGTCTACATAGCCCGGACAGATGGCATTAACCGTAATGCCATGTTCAGCAGCCTCCAACGCCGCGACTTTAGTTAAGCCTATAACACCATGCTTTGCACTGTTATATGCAGCCTTGCCTGCAAACCCCACAAGCCCATTGATGGAAGCCATGTTAAGTATCCGGCCAGATTTTTGTTTTTTCATGATTGGCATCGCGTGCTTTATAGCCACGAATGGAGCAGTCAGCATTACTTTGATCATGAATTCAAACTTCTCAGTTGGAAATTCGTCTATAAATGAAACATGCTGCAGCCCTGCATTATTTATCAGCACATCCAAAGCACCGAATCGGCTGACAGTTTCATTAATGGCCGCCTGTATATCTGACTCTGATGTGACATCACATTTTAGCCCAAGCGCTTCAAAACCTTCATTCTGCAGGTTTTCTGCAGCTTTTTTCACGGCAGCTTCCTGAATATCAGTCAGAACAATTCTCGAGCCCTGTTCGGCAAACCTCTTGCCAATTTCATAGCCAATTCCCTGCGCTGCACCAGTGATAAAAACGACTTTATTTTGTACCATGAATAAGCTCCTTTCAAAACAAAGCCGGGGCCCTGTTTGATGAGCCCCTGCCGAAATTAGATTCCTAATCCGAATGAGAATAATACAATCGCTATGGCTAAACCAATCAGCGGGACAATTACCGTAACAGCAGCCACTGCTCCATATGCTGCCTGGTGGGTTTCACCGCAGATTGCCCGTACAGTGGTAACAACATAGCCATTATGCGGCAAAGAGTCGAGAGCTCCGGAAGAAATGGCAACCGTCCTGTGCAGGGCTTCTGCATTAACGCCCATGTCCATATAATGCGGTGCAAGAATTGGCAGTGCGATTGCCTGGCCTCCTGAAGCTGACCCAGTCATCCCGGCGATCACACTTACGGCTATGGCACCGCCAATCAGCGGACTGCCAGGAATGCTCGTCATCCAATCAACTGCTGTGGCAAATGCAGGCACTGCTTTTGCTACGCCGCCAAACCCAACGACAGCAGCCGTATTGCCTATAGCAATCAATGCACCTAATGTTCCATCAGACACAGCATTCCAGAAATTAGTGAAATACTTTCGGTTCAATAGATATGTGGCAATGACTCCACCCAGCAAGGCAAGAATAAGTGCAGATTGTGCAAGTGAATCATGAAAAACGAAGGAAATAATTAAAACCACAACTAATGGTACAACACCCATAATTGGATGCGGTAAATCCTTATTTTCTGTTACAGGATCCTGCTTGCGGGATTCAAACGTTTCTCCTTTGTTTACAGCCTTGGTAATCATGCGCTTCAGCCACCAGTAGCCGAAGATCATCATGAACACAGCCACAATTAAGCTGACTTCCCAGCCCGCATATGGAGTTGTTCCTAGGAATTCAATCGGAATCCAGTTTTGAATTTCAGGTGAACCTGCAGAAGTCATCGTAAATGTTACAGATCCAAATGCCAGTGCTGCAGGGATAAATCTTCTCGGCAGATTTGCCTGCTTAAATAAACTCAACGCCATTGGATATACAGAGAAGGCGACAACGAATAAACTGACTCCGCCATAAGTTAAAATGGCACAGGACGCGACTATGGCAAGAACGGCATATTTCATTCCAAGCTTATCCACGACCATTTTGGATACACTGTCAGCCGCACCGCTATCCTCCATTACCTTTCCAAAAATAGCACCTAATAGGAACATCAGATACCATGATGTGACAAATCCCGAAAAGCCGGACATATAGTTCCCGACCAAGTTGGCCTCTCCTTCTCCTGCCAGCTGCGGAAATAAAGGCATACCGCTAAAAAGAGCTACAAACAGCGCAGATAATGGACCGACCACCAGCAGATTCATTCCCCGCATCGTCAGGTATATCAGCAGGGCAAGCCCGCCTATTAACCCAATCATACTTAGCATTTCATTTCCCCCTTTGTTTTAAATATAAGAAAATTAACAAGTCACCCCTCCTTTTGCAAACGTTTTCAAAAAAAGATAAAAAAATAACTTCTTGTGAAATGTTATTGCAAGAAGTGTGCCAACAAAAAAATACTTCTTGGTAAAGGGAATGGTGAACATTTAATGAATTATTTTTCCGGAAATCTGGAACGGGCAGGGAGCAAGTCCTCCAATTTAATAGAATAGTTTTCTGACAATTCCGTCTAACTAAGGGTTATCAGTATTAAAGATTCCTAGAATCAAAAAAGTCCAGAATTCTGGAATATATTCCGGATTTCTGGACTTTTTAAACCTATACAATTCCATATTTCTTTAACTTTTCGTACATGGACGATTTACTGATGCCAAGAGCATTTGCTGCTGCTATTCGGTCATTATTATATTTGCTCAAGCTTTGTGACAGAATCCGCTTCTCTGTTTCCTCAAGAATATCCTTCAAATTCTTTTTTCCAACCGGATATACAGCAGTTTCTTTCATATAATCCGGCAATGATTCTGTGGTGATAGTTTCATTGCTTGTCAGGTGAATGGATGCCTCGATTACATTTTCAAGCTCCCTGATATTTCCGGGCCAGCTGTATTGATGAAACTTTTCTATGACTTCCTCTTCAATTGCACTTATTCTCTTTCCTGATTTTTTCGTTATTTTCTTGATAAAGCTGTCGATTAGAAGGGGTAAGTCCTCCATCCTGTCGCGCAAAGAAGGAACCATGAACGGCACTACATTAATTCGATAAAATAAATCCTCCCTAAAACGCTTTTCCTCCATCATTTTTTCGAGCGGTCTGTTAGTTGCAGCAATAATCCGGACATCCACTTTAACCGGAGAAGTTGACCCAACACTTTCAATCTCGCCTTCCTGCAGGGCACGCAATAACTTCACTTGCATATTAAGCGGCATATCCCCGATTTCATCCAAAAACAAGGTCCCTCCATCTGCGAGCTGAAATTTTCCTTTTTTACCGCCCTTTTTCGCCCCTGTAAAAGCTCCCTCTTCATAGCCAAACAGTTCAGACTCCAGCAGATGTTCAGGAATGGCCCCACAGTTAATTTTTACAAATGGCTGATGGCTCCTGTTGCTGAGCTGATGAATGCTGTGGGCAAACAGTTCTTTGCCGGTCCCGCTTTCCCCGCGGATTAAAACGGAAATATCACTGGCTGCCACCATTTTCACCTTTTCTTTCAGGCTGTGAATCTGGCTTGAGCTTCCTAATATATCATCGAGGCTGTATTTTACACTTGGATCAATTCCCTGGATATAGCTCTGGATTTTTGTGAGCATGCTCTTTACATGGCTGTTCATCTGCATCCATTCCTTTGTATCCCTAAAGAAAACCGTCCCGAATGCGCCAATTACCTCGCCATCAGAAAAAATGGGAATGCGGTTTGCTATCATATAGTTGCCTCTTATAAATTGCAGGTCCGCAATTTCTTCCTTTCCTGATTCTGCCACTATATGCATTCGTGAATTTTCAATAACCCCCGATACATGCTTCCCCAGAACCTGTTCCCTCTCCACCTCAAGGAAATCGCAATAATTTTTATTGATGTAAATGATCGTTCCTTCTTTATTTACAACGACAAGCCATCCAAAGGCGTTTTCTACAATGGTTTCAACCATTTGAACAGGCAAATCAAATAATGCACTTTTCATTTTTGATCCCCTCATTTTGGACATTCTACTATTATAAACACCATTTTATCATATTTTTCTGACAACAAATTCATTTCAATAGGTATTCCATTTGCGTTTACTGTCCATACCATTAGTAATCCGTGCAGACATGGGAGGTGTTTCAGCTGAAAGGCATATATTTGATCAATCCCCACTGGCAATACTTAAACAAGCCCAAAGAAGAATGTATTCAGCTGCAAAAACAGGCACTGGAATCCTATATTGAGAACCATAATATTTATACAGTGAAGCTAAATCAATGGCAGCTGAACGACTACTACACCATTCCACATGCCCTATTGTATGATTTGAAGAAAAAGAAAGCAGAGCTGGATATCCTGCTTCTTTATTCTGAAGAGGTCCTTGAAGACTTTATCCATACTTATCCGGCGAGATGGCTGATTCTGAAAAGCTTCTTCAATGAGGTTGTATTTTGCGCTAACCAAAAAGAGAACTCTCTTGAAGGCGCAGGTTAAATGAATTACAAGACACAAAAAACCTGCAGCTCCAAACTGCAGGTTTCATTCTTTGGTTTATACTTATGAAACATGCGCCAATTCTTTAGACTCCTTTAATTTCCGGTCATATACAAGAATCGTCAGAATGGCAAAGACAAATAGAACCATTAATACAGCAAACAGCATGGAGATTCCATAAAGATCAACCAGAATACCCCCCAGTAAAGGGCCGATCATCCTTCCGCCTGTAGCTGTGCTGTTTACGATTCCCTGGTAAAACCCTTCCCTCCCTTTAGGAGCAAGCTGGTTGGCAATGGTCGGAACAGCTGGCCATATCAGCATTTCGCCTACTGTCAGAATAACCATGCTGATGACAAATGCGGAGAACTGTTCTGCGATCGCCGCAACAGCAAACGAGCCAATAAATATAACCATTCCGGCGACCATCTGAATCTTTAATGTTTTAAACCATTTTACCATTGCACTGATAACCGGCTGCCCCAAGACAATCAGGGCTCCATTAATAGTCCACAGCAAACTGTATTGCTTTAACGAAATGTTCAGCTCCTGTGTATAAGCGGCAATAGTCGATTGCCATTGAACATATCCTACCCAGCACAATAAATAGCCCGCACATAATATGAGCAGCGCATAAAGCTTGGTATGATTTTTAACCATGCCATTTTCCTGAAGGATGGAGGTCTGCTGACCGGAAACTGTGTTTATTCCCCTGTAGCCAAAAACAGCGATCAATAAAAAAATGATATACATAACAGTATTGGCCAGAAAAATTAACTGAAAAGAGTACGAGGCCACAAGACCGCCAAGAGCAGCACCAATGGCAACACCTGCGTTCTGGGCTACATAGATGGCATTGAAGGCTTTGCGTCCTCCTTCTTTCCAGACTGATCCGGCCATCGCAAACATAGAAGGAAAAACAATCCCGGAGCCAAATCCGACAAAGGTAAGGAATACCACATATGCAGGCCAGCCATGCCAAAAGGTCAAACCGAGGAGCGCCATTACTGTGATGACAATTCCAAGAAGAATCGAACGATAGCCGCCAACTTTATCATAGAGGCTCCCCCCTATTAAATTTCCGGCGACACTGGCAGCTGCGTTCACCATTAGTACCAGGCCGGCTACCGATAAGGATTTGCCTAAGTGGTCATGAATGTAGATTGTATTAAGAGGCCACAAAAAAGAAGATCCGGTTACATTCACTGCCATCCCAATAATTAAAAGCCATAAGGTCCGCGGCATAAGATAACGCCCCTTTTTTCGTATTTTTTATGTTTAGCCGGTGCATTATCTCCCGGACACTATTTCGAAATCCAAAATAATTTTAGTTGGTTTTTCCTGTCCTTGCAATAGGTTTTTAATCGATTTTAATAGACAGAATACTTCTTCTTTTTCACTTAAAGATTCAGAAAAGTAAAGCCCCGATCCTCGGTGGATCGGGGCTTTGCCATAATTATTTATGACGATTGTTCCGGTTCTGGATGAAATTTCGATTTAACAGGCTGTCCGCCTGATTTTTCATAGTGCTTTTTCGACTGCTTTACCGCGTCGAAGTCCCGGCCAAATTCAACATCCTGGTTATTGGCGCCATTGCGGGTCTTTTGTTCCGGATTGTTTTGTTTTGATCGCTTTTTTACCATCTGTGAACCACTCCTTAATGAGGAAGAATTATCATCTGATTTTGGAGCTGCTGCAGCTGGAGCCTCATACGATGAAGCTGTTCCCGCTGCTGGGAGTTGGCGCTATGGGCCATCTGGGTTATATCATTATAAGCAGCTTCCAAAGACTGAAGCGCATTGGAGTATTCGAAATCATTGTAATGCTCCTGTGTTCTTCCCGATTCAAACTGCTCCTGCGCAAAACGGATTGCATCCTCACACTGCTGAAGAAGTGTATCCATTGATTCACGGGTTGCCATGGTATGTTCCCCTCCTTGAAGAATGGGTATAGAAGCTTGCATGCTTCATGAATTAGTTTGTTCATTTTTCCGTAATCCTTACCACTGTATTTCCTGCCAATTCCCCTTTTATAAGGTTTTGCGTCATGATAAGATTAATTTTATGAAAGCACTCATAATGATTTTCACAATATAGATTACTCTTTGATTAAGGAGGGATAATTGTGGATAAAGTAAATCCTTTTCCATATGCATCCGATAATAAACGGTACCATACATGGAATTATCATTTGCGCAGTGAATTTGGCCATAAGGTTTTTAAAGTGGCACTTGATGGCGGATTTGATTGCCCAAACCGTGATGGCACGGTCGCACACGGAGGGTGTACGTTCTGCAGCGCCGCCGGTTCTGGAGACTTTGCCGGGAACCGCACTGATGATTTGGACACACAGTTTAATGCAATCAAAACAAAAATGCATCATAAATGGAAAGACGGAAAATATATGGCCTATTTTCAGGCTTTTACCAATACACATGCCCCTGTTGAAGTGCTTCGTGATATGTATGAGCGGGTGCTTGAGCAGGAAGGGGTTGTCGGGCTGTCTATTGCAACCCGCCCTGACTGCCTGCCTGATGATGTAGTTGACTATCTGGCAGAGCTTAACAAGCGGACTTACCTCTGGGTAGAGCTCGGGCTGCAGACTGTACATGAAAGAACTGCCCTTTTA
It encodes the following:
- a CDS encoding TIGR01212 family radical SAM protein (This family includes YhcC from E. coli K-12, an uncharacterized radical SAM protein.) — encoded protein: MDKVNPFPYASDNKRYHTWNYHLRSEFGHKVFKVALDGGFDCPNRDGTVAHGGCTFCSAAGSGDFAGNRTDDLDTQFNAIKTKMHHKWKDGKYMAYFQAFTNTHAPVEVLRDMYERVLEQEGVVGLSIATRPDCLPDDVVDYLAELNKRTYLWVELGLQTVHERTALLINRAHDYQCYVEGVSKLRKHGIRICSHIINGLPLETPEMMMETAREVAKLDVQGIKIHLLHLLKGTPMVKQFEKGMLEFLSLDEYINLVCDQLEILPPEMIVHRITGDGPIDLMIGPMWSVNKWEVLNGIDAELKRRNSWQGKFYNPSQVEALS